The Gossypium raimondii isolate GPD5lz unplaced genomic scaffold, ASM2569854v1 Contig00296, whole genome shotgun sequence genome contains the following window.
GAGACTTTCATCTCGCACGGCTcctaagtgataaaagtaaagaagaacttatcttctttcttttttttgattaCCTTCCTCGCGTATGTATAAGATCGAACCCATTCGATTTCTAAAACGGATTACTAATCCTTAACTTTTCGAGGAATCCTTCATCAGTGGTTGTGAATGactgatttttctcaatcttTTCGACCTTGGTTCCGTAGGAGCAAGTCAGAAAGATTGAGAAATAGAACCATCTGATTTGATTCGTTCTCAATAGCCATGAGATGATCATCTTAGGGTGATCCTTTTGTCGACGGATGCTCCTATTACACTCGTAGTCTCTGAAGGATGAGAACCAACTATGTAGCATCTACATCGAGAATTCAAGTATTGTATACGTCATTAGTCCGATCCTTTGTAGGAACTACCCGTAATAACGAACTTGCAAAATGGATCTGTTTATCATAAAGAGAATCGTTGTTCCTGACCCTGCTTCACCTTAATTGTTATTTGAACAAGTCAAAGTCAAAGTTATGTCTTGGTCTGAGTGGGGATAGCATTTCTCTTCTGCATGTCCATGGAGTTTTGAAAAATCCAAACATCTCAGAGATAGATAGAGAGGTAGGAATTTATCGAACGAACCGCACTCCTTCGTATACGTCAGAGTCCATTGATGAGAGGGGCTGGGGAAAGCTTGAACCCAATTCCTACAGTGATGAATATAAGCGCAATTGAAATTCCTGGGGAGTTATACATTTGTGTATTGATAAGACCATTCACTATTTCTTGAAGCTCGATCTCTCCCCCGGATGAACCATATAGCCAAGAGAAACCATGAACCAGAATAGAAGAGCTTGCCCCACCCATGAGTAAATATTTCGTAGTAGCCTCATTAGACCGTACATCTTTCTTGGTATATCCAGATAATAGGTAGGAGCATAAACTGAAACATTCTGGAGCTACAAAGATAGTTATTAAATCGTTAGCACCGCATAAAAACATTCCTCCTAGAGTAGCTGTTAATACGAATAACAGAAACTCTGCTATAGCCATTCTGTACATTCAATGTACTCTACGGATAGAGGAATACATAGAGTTGAacatagtaaaataagaaattgaaagatttcGTTGAAATTGTTCGTTTGGAAATTTCCTGAAAAGCTAATCATAGGTTCTTCTCTCCATCGGAACAATAGGGCCGTTATGCTCattactaaacttgttgaagaGATGAAATATAACCAAGGTATATCTTTTTGATCAGAGGTTGAATCGATCATCAGAAGAAGAATTAGGCCAAAAATTAGGATACATTCTGGGAAAATAAAACTTCCATCGAAGAGAAGCAAATGAAAGGCTTTCATAAAAATTCTCGTAGAATCGAGAATGAAGTTTTCATTCTGTACATGCCAGATCATGAATTAGTAACTGCATCCAATCTCCAAAAAAAATCCCAATTGTTTCGAACTTTCTAGTTTTGGAATGGGAATATTTACGGAATCCCCATGAATAGGATCAAACCTTATTCCATGGTATTTACATGAGATTCCTCTTTCTTATTCTTAAGCAAGTCCCCGAGAGGGCTTAGTTGATCCATGATTTATGTTTCAGCTTTCGTTTCCTTTTCGTTTGTTTCGAGAAATATATCGATCAATTccgattctttctttttctattgatTCTTTTCCGATCGAGATGTATGGATCCATGAATCTATGTGTCTATATCGATCCTGTTCATGGATTAACGAAAATGTGCAAAAGCTCTATTTGCCTCTGCCATTCTATGAGTCTCTTCCTTTTTGCGTATGGCATCGCCACTCCCTTTGGCAGCATCCACTAATTCGGAACTTAATTTGAAAGCCATATTTCGACCCGGACGTTTTCGGGATGCCCCTAATAACCAACGAATGGCAAGTGCTTTTCCTTGTGTGGATCCTATTTCAATGGGAACTTGATGAGTCGATCCGCCTACACGTCTTGCTTTTACTGCTATATCGGGAGTTACTCCACGTATTGCTTGACGTAAAACAGATAGTGGATTTGTTTCTGtcttttgttgaatcttttTCAAGGCTCGATAGATAATTTGATAAGCCAATGATTTTTTTCCGTGTTTCAGAATACGGTTAACCAACATGTTAACTAATCGATTACGATAAATTGGATCGGATTTTGCAGTTTTTTCTTCTGCAGTACCTCGACGTGACATGAGCGTGAAAGGGGTTCAAgaatccattttcttttataagggctaaaatcatttattttggcTTTTGACCCCATATTGTAGGGTGGATCTCGAAAGATATGAAAGATCTCCCTCCAAGCCGTACATACGACTTTCATCGAATACGGTTTTCCACAGAATTCCATATGTATCTATGAGATCGAGTATGGAATTCTGTTTACTCACTTTAAATTGAGTATCCGTTTCCCTCCCTTTCCTGCTAGGATTGGAAATCCTGTATTTTACATATCCATACGATTGAGTCCTTGGGTTTCCGAAATAGTGTAAAAAGAAGTGCTTCGAATCATTGCTATTTGACCCGGACCTGTTCTAAAAGAGTCGAGGCATTTCGAATTGTTTGTTGACACGGACAAAGTCAGGAAAACCtctgaaattatttcaatattggACCTTGGACATATAATAGTTCCGAATCGAATCTCTTTAGAAAGAAGATCTTTTGTCTCATGGTAGCCTGCTCCAGTCCCCTTACGAAACTTTCGTTATTGGGTTAGCCATACACTTCACATGTTTCTAGCGATTCACATGGCATCATCAAATGATACAAGTCTTGGATAAGAATCTACAACGCACTAGAACGCCCTTGTTGACGATCCTTTACTCCGACAGCATCTAGGGTTCCTCGAACAATGTGATATCTCACACCGGGTAAATCCTTAACCCTTCCCCCTCTTACTAAGACTACAGAATGTTCTTGTGAATTATGGCCAATACCAGGTATATAAGCAGTGATTTCAAACCCAGAGGTTAATCGTACTCTGGCAACTTTACGTAAGGCAGAGTTTGGTTTTTTGGGGGTGATAGTGGAAAAGTTGACAGATAAGTCACCCTTACTGCCACTCTACAGAACCGTACATGAGATTTTCACCTCATACGGCTCCTCGTTCAATTCTTTCGAAGTCATTGGGTCCTTTTCCTCGTTCGAGAATCTCCTCCCTTCTTCCACTCTGTCCCGAAGAGTAACTAGGACAAATTCAGTCACGTTTTCATGTTCCAATTGAACACTTTCCATTTTGATTATTCTCAAAAGAGAAGATTTTTTACCAAACATCTGCGGATCCAATCACACGATCTTATAATAAGAACAAGAGATCTTTCTCGATCAATCCTTTGCCCTCATTCTTCGAGAATCAGAAAGATCcttttcaagtttgaatttgttcatttggAATCTGGGTTCTTCtacttcattttatttacttatttattattttgattattttttccctcttttttgatttcttttttttattttattccttccATCATTCCCTAAGTCCCATAGGTTTGATCCTATAGAATCTGACCCATTTTCTCATTGAGCGAGGGGTACGAAATAAATCAGATTGATTTTTCGATCAAAAGCACTATGTGAAATCTTCGGTTTTCCTCTTTCTCTATCCCTATCCCATAGGTACAGCATTTGAATCAATAGAGAACCTTTTCCTCCTATATGAATCAATATTATTACATTCCAATTCCTTACTGATACCCTCCAAGGAAAATCCTGAATCGGATCCCAAATTGACGGGTTAGTGTGAGCTTATCCATGCGGTTATGCACTCTTCGAATAGGAATCCATTTTCTGAAAGATCCTGGCTTTCGTGCTTTGGTGAGTCTCCGAGATCCTTTCGACGACCTATGTTGTGTTGAAGGGATATCTATATGATCCGATCGATTGCGTAAAGCCCGCGGTAGCAACGGAACCGGGGAAAGTATACAGAAAAGAcagttcttttctttctattatattagtattttctattctattttttctattcTATTAGTATTAGATTAGTATTCTATTCTATTAGTATTAGATTAGTATTAGTTAGATTAGATTAGTATTAGTTAGTGATCCCGGCTCAGTGAGTCCTTTCTTCCGTGATTAACTGTTGGCGCCAGTCCTAGTCCTACATTCCATTTTGTCTCTGTGGACCGAGGAGAAAGGGGGCTCAGCGGGAAGAGGATTGTACCATGAGAGAAGCAAGGAGGTCAACCTCTTTCAAATATACAACATGGATTCTGGCAATGCAATGGAGTTGGGCTTTCATGCGGATCCGAATGAATCATCTTTTCCACGGAGGTAAATCCTTGCCCGCTAGGCAAGAGGATAGCAAGTTACAAATTCTGTTTCGGTAGGACATGTATTTCTATTACTATGAAATTCATAAATGAAGTAATTAATCGTGGGGTTACCATTATCCTGTTTGTAGTGACGAATCTTGTATGTGTtcctaagaaaagaaaagaaatttgtcaaaatttcgGGGTCTTAAAGGGTCGTGGAAACACATAAGAACTCTTGAATGGAACTGGAAAAGAGATGTAACTCCAGTTCCTTCGGAAATGGTAAGATCTTTGGCGCAAGAAGAAGGGGCTGATCCGTATCATCTTGACTTGGTTctgatttctctatttttttaagaataccGCTTCTCCTACTCGTATCGAATAGAACATGCTGAGGCAAACCTTCTTCATGTAAAACCTGCTTGATTTAGATCGGGAGAATCGTACGGTTTTATGAAACCATGTGTATATGGCTCGAATCCGTAGTCAATCCTATTTCCGATAGGAGCAGTTGACAATTGAATCCAACTTTTCCATTATTTTCGTATCCGTAATAGTGCGAAAGGAAAGCCTGGCTCCAAGTTGTTCAAGAATAGTGGCGTTGTTGAGTTTCTCGATCCTTTGACTTAGGATTAGTCAGTTCTATTTCTTGATGGGGGCAGGAAGGGATATAACTCAGCGGTAGAGTGTCACCTTGACGTGGTGGAAGTCATCAGTTCGAGCCTGATTATCCCTAAACCCAATGtgagtttttctattttgcCTTGCCCCCCGCCGTGATCGAATAAGAATGGATAAGAGGCTCGTGGGATTGACGTGAGGGGGTAGGGATGGCTATATTTCTGGGAGCGAACTCCAGGCGAATATGAAGCGCATGGATACAAGTTATGCCTTGGAATGAAAGACAATTCCGAACCGGCTTTGTCTACGAACAAGGAAGCTATAAGTAATGCAACTATGAATCTCATGGAGAGTTCGATCCTGGCTCAGGATGAACGCTGGCGGCATGCTTAACACATGCAAGTCGGACGGGAAGTGGTGTTTCCAGTGGCGGACGGGTGAGTAACGCGTAAGAACCTGCCCTTGGGAGGGGAACAACAGCTGGAAACGGCTGCTAATACCCCGTAGGCTGAGGAGCAAAAGGAGGAATCCGCCCGAGGAGGGGCTCGCGTCTGATTAGCTAGTTGGTGAGGCAATAGCTTACCAAGGCGATGATCAGTAGCTGGTCCGAGAGGATGATCAGCCACACTGGGACTGAGACACGGCCCAGACTCCTACGGGAGGCAGCAGTGGGGAATTTTCCGCAATGGGCGAAAGCCTGACGGAGCAATGCCGCGTGGAGGTAGAAGGCCCACGGGTCGTGAACTTCTTTTCCCGGAGAAGAAGCAATGACGGTATCTGGGGAATAAGCATCGGCTAACTCTGTGCCAGCAGCCGCGGTAATACAGAGGATGCAAGCGTTATCCGGAATGATTGGGCGTAAAGCGTCTGTAGGTGGCTTTTTAAGTCCGCCGTC
Protein-coding sequences here:
- the LOC128038567 gene encoding 30S ribosomal protein S7, chloroplastic, giving the protein MSRRGTAEEKTAKSDPIYRNRLVNMLVNRILKHGKKSLAYQIIYRALKKIQQKTETNPLSVLRQAIRGVTPDIAVKARRVGGSTHQVPIEIGSTQGKALAIRWLLGASRKRPGRNMAFKLSSELVDAAKGSGDAIRKKEETHRMAEANRAFAHFR